The bacterium DNA window AAGCTGGCGACGGTGCTCGAAGCCGAGGGCCTGCTGATCGATCCGGTCGGCGCGATCGTAGCCGGCGTGGCACTCCAGCTCGTCGTCCTCGACCCGGATCTCGGCCATCTGACCTCCGGAGCGACCGACCTGGCCGCACGCACGGCATTCGGGGCGATCGCAGGTCTGGTGTTCGGGCTGACGCTGGTCGGTCTGCTTCGACTCCCCCGCGCCGTGCCGGAAGGGTTGGAGAATCTCGTCGCCCTGGGTGGTGCCCTGGTGGCCTTCGAGGTGTGCGAAGCCCTGCTGACCGAGAGCGGAATCCTCGCCGTGACCGTGGCCGGCGTCGTGGTCGGCAACATGGAACGGCACATCGCCCGGGAGCTGGGTGAATTCCAGGAGCATCTCACGGTCGGATTGATCGGCCTCCTCTTCGTGTTGTTGGCAGCGGACGTGCGCATGGCTGACGTCCTGGGCCTGGGAGTTCCAGGGCTCCTCACAGTTGGGGCTCTCGCCCTGGTGGTTCGCCCGCTGAATGTCTGGATCTGCACGCTGGGCTCGGATCTGAATTGGCGGGAGCGGGCATTCCTCAGCTGGGTCGGCCCTCGCGGCGTCGTCGCCGCAGCCATCGCCTCGCTGGCCGCCGGCTTCCTGGAGGAGATGGGCTTCGCGGACGCCAATTCGATCCGCGCGCTCGTCTTCCTGACCATCGCTGTCACGGTCATCCTGCAGGGCGGAACCGCGCCCCTCGTCGCGCGCTTGCTCGGGGTGCGCGCGCCAGGCCGGGAGGCCCTCGTCGTGCTGGGTGGCGAAGAACTGGCGTTCGCGTTCGTCGAGGCCCTTGGCGCCGAAAAAGAAAACGTCTTGTTTTCCGATTCGAACCCGCTGCACTGCCGAGCCGCCGAGACCAGGGGCTTTCGGGTGGTCTGGGGCAACGCGCTGGAGGAGCGCACGGTGGCGCGCATGCGCCTCGAGCGAGCGCGAGCGGTGGTGGGCCTCACGCCGAACAACGAGGTCAATCACCACTTCGCCGGAGAGGCCATGGCCGAATACAGCGTTCCCACGAGCTATGCCGCCATCGGCCGAGAGAGCAGCGAGGTGGCGAGGCGTATCGTCCTCAAACATGGAGGCCGGGTGCTCTTCGACGGGCCCAAGGACGTGGAGCGCTGGAACGTGCGGTTTCGCCACGGCGACGCCCAGATCGTCGAGCTCGAATACCACGAGCCTGCGGCCGAGCCGCCGACGGAAGGGCCGATTCGACCTGGAGACCCGGATCCCTACCTCATCCTCGGAACGAAGCGGGCGGAACGCGTGGAGCCCATGTTCGAAGAATGGGTTCCCACCGAGGGGGATATCGCGCTCGTGGCCCTGTATTCGCCGGAGCGGGCTACGGCCCTCGAGCGGCTCTCCGCCCGCGGCCTCTGGCCCGCCGTACCCCGCGACGAGGACGAGGAAACGAACAGCGGTTGAATCGCGCCGGGCATTCCCCGTGTTCGGCGTCTTGTCAAGATTTGGAATCCCGGGAGAGTTGATCTAATCGTGTTCT harbors:
- a CDS encoding sodium:proton antiporter produces the protein MHASPSFTFALALGIGVACQLVARHLRIPSIVLLLAAGVLVGPDLLGWIDPQLLGKDGLFGLVSLAVAIILFEGGLNLDLSALRRAAAPVRRLVTLGAVVTSLGGAVAAHLFMGWGDLRLALLFGTLVIVTGPTVIRPLLRNVPLRPKLATVLEAEGLLIDPVGAIVAGVALQLVVLDPDLGHLTSGATDLAARTAFGAIAGLVFGLTLVGLLRLPRAVPEGLENLVALGGALVAFEVCEALLTESGILAVTVAGVVVGNMERHIARELGEFQEHLTVGLIGLLFVLLAADVRMADVLGLGVPGLLTVGALALVVRPLNVWICTLGSDLNWRERAFLSWVGPRGVVAAAIASLAAGFLEEMGFADANSIRALVFLTIAVTVILQGGTAPLVARLLGVRAPGREALVVLGGEELAFAFVEALGAEKENVLFSDSNPLHCRAAETRGFRVVWGNALEERTVARMRLERARAVVGLTPNNEVNHHFAGEAMAEYSVPTSYAAIGRESSEVARRIVLKHGGRVLFDGPKDVERWNVRFRHGDAQIVELEYHEPAAEPPTEGPIRPGDPDPYLILGTKRAERVEPMFEEWVPTEGDIALVALYSPERATALERLSARGLWPAVPRDEDEETNSG